A portion of the Candidatus Abyssobacteria bacterium SURF_5 genome contains these proteins:
- the cdhC gene encoding CO dehydrogenase/CO-methylating acetyl-CoA synthase complex subunit beta, with protein sequence MSKIVASAAIRGAHSWVEEAEADLKKAIESKGEDQKLEFPETAFYLPMAYSLLGMEAKSLGDAKKILTRTRQLLPPVPSDKVWLPYLGPTLDAGIATLLSTEVITALRYLRGELPAEGDQGFISDTILRSLGIQLVDGRMPGFAAILGSAPSNEIAVKTVRELQQRNILVFLCDDTNGKTMRQQLEEEKVEMGWDTYIVPLGPDLVSGIYALNWAMRGALTFGGHKRGEFVKCLEYQRDRVFAFGLVFGEVTDRRYAVGAGAINMGFCVIADTDIPEIRPTGVTLFEALVRERNYEKIVPTCIQTRGVKVKIEKVPIPVNYAAAFEGERVRKDQLAVEFGGKASTAFEWLRMKPLDQVEDGKIEVVGPDVDTVPDGKALPLAIIVDVAGRKMQHDFEPILERQIHHLINGAMGVMHVGQRDIVWIRMSKDAKAKGFKCRHFGDIIHVKLLQNFPAIADKVQVTIYTKKEDVERLLAEAKKSYAERDARVAGMTDESVDTFYSCTLCQSFAPNHVCIISPERLGLCGAYNWLDGKAAFEINPTGPNQPVEKGSTIDAVKGQWENVNKFVSQKSNKKIETFNAYSMMENPMTSCGCFECIVAIVPEANGVMVVNREYSGMTPSGMPFSTLASTTGGGLQTPGFLGVGKMYITSKKFISADGGLGRIVWMPKDLKETVRERLEARAKELGLDDFLNKIADETVCDNAADLLPFLEKVGHPALTMPPMF encoded by the coding sequence ATGTCGAAAATAGTAGCTTCTGCGGCCATTCGCGGAGCGCATTCATGGGTGGAAGAGGCGGAGGCCGATCTCAAAAAGGCGATTGAATCAAAAGGGGAAGATCAGAAGCTGGAATTCCCGGAGACCGCTTTCTACCTGCCCATGGCTTACTCTCTCCTGGGGATGGAAGCGAAAAGTCTTGGCGATGCAAAGAAAATCCTGACGAGGACCCGCCAGTTGCTGCCGCCGGTCCCGAGCGACAAGGTCTGGCTGCCGTACCTCGGGCCGACGCTCGATGCCGGCATCGCAACGCTGCTCTCCACCGAAGTGATCACCGCGCTCAGATACTTGCGCGGCGAGCTGCCGGCCGAGGGCGATCAGGGCTTCATCTCCGATACGATCCTGCGATCGCTCGGCATCCAGCTGGTGGACGGCCGCATGCCCGGTTTCGCCGCCATTCTCGGATCGGCGCCCAGCAATGAGATCGCGGTGAAAACCGTTCGCGAGCTCCAGCAGCGCAACATCCTTGTGTTCCTGTGCGACGATACCAACGGCAAAACGATGCGCCAGCAGCTCGAAGAGGAAAAGGTCGAAATGGGCTGGGACACCTACATCGTGCCGCTCGGGCCCGACCTCGTTTCCGGCATCTATGCTCTCAACTGGGCGATGCGCGGCGCGCTCACGTTCGGCGGACACAAGCGCGGCGAATTCGTCAAGTGCCTCGAGTACCAGCGCGACCGCGTGTTCGCGTTCGGGCTCGTGTTCGGCGAGGTGACCGACCGGCGCTATGCCGTCGGAGCGGGCGCCATCAATATGGGGTTCTGCGTCATCGCCGATACCGATATTCCGGAAATCCGGCCGACCGGCGTCACCCTGTTTGAGGCGCTGGTGCGCGAGCGAAATTATGAAAAGATCGTGCCCACCTGCATTCAGACCCGCGGCGTGAAAGTAAAGATCGAGAAGGTTCCGATTCCGGTAAACTACGCCGCCGCCTTCGAGGGAGAACGCGTTCGCAAAGACCAGCTTGCGGTCGAATTCGGCGGCAAGGCTTCCACCGCCTTCGAGTGGCTGCGGATGAAGCCGCTGGATCAGGTCGAGGACGGAAAAATCGAGGTCGTCGGGCCCGATGTCGACACCGTTCCCGACGGCAAAGCGCTGCCGCTGGCTATCATCGTCGATGTGGCCGGCCGAAAAATGCAGCATGACTTCGAGCCGATCCTCGAGCGCCAGATTCATCACCTGATCAACGGCGCCATGGGAGTCATGCACGTCGGCCAGCGCGATATCGTCTGGATTCGCATGAGCAAGGACGCCAAGGCCAAGGGGTTCAAATGCCGGCATTTCGGCGATATTATCCACGTAAAACTCCTGCAGAATTTCCCTGCAATTGCCGATAAGGTGCAGGTGACGATCTATACGAAGAAGGAAGACGTCGAACGACTGCTGGCGGAAGCAAAGAAAAGCTATGCCGAAAGAGACGCTCGCGTGGCCGGCATGACCGACGAGAGCGTGGACACCTTCTACTCGTGCACGCTGTGCCAGTCGTTCGCCCCCAACCACGTGTGCATCATCAGCCCCGAGCGCCTCGGACTCTGCGGCGCTTACAACTGGCTCGACGGGAAGGCCGCTTTTGAAATCAATCCGACCGGCCCGAATCAGCCGGTGGAAAAGGGTTCGACCATCGATGCGGTCAAAGGACAGTGGGAAAACGTCAACAAGTTCGTCTCCCAGAAGTCGAACAAGAAGATCGAGACCTTTAACGCCTACTCGATGATGGAAAACCCGATGACCTCCTGCGGCTGCTTCGAGTGTATCGTTGCGATCGTACCGGAGGCCAACGGAGTCATGGTTGTCAACCGCGAGTATTCCGGCATGACCCCGAGCGGAATGCCGTTCTCCACGCTCGCCAGCACCACCGGCGGCGGATTGCAGACACCGGGCTTCCTCGGCGTCGGCAAGATGTACATCACCAGCAAGAAGTTCATCTCGGCCGACGGCGGACTTGGGCGTATCGTCTGGATGCCCAAGGACCTGAAGGAGACCGTGCGCGAGCGCCTCGAGGCGCGGGCAAAGGAACTCGGTCTGGACGATTTCCTGAACAAAATCGCCGACGAAACTGTCTGCGACAACGCCGCCGACTTGCTCCCGTTCCTCGAGAAGGTGGGTCATCCGGCGCTGACCATGCCGCCGATGTTCTAG
- the cooS gene encoding anaerobic carbon-monoxide dehydrogenase catalytic subunit has product MKERSIDKATLQMIEKAKCENICTAFDRSDQQDPRCGFGELGVCCQQCYMGPCRVDPFGKGAQLGACGIDADGIVARNIARATAVGASAHSDHGRDVSHNLLMTAEGKVQGYEIKDERKLMMLAQELNIDSSGDVKKVAAEVAEKCLQLFGQQHGEIPFAQRAPEKQKERWRKLKVMPRGIDREIVEVLHMVHMGMDADYYNTLLHAIKAALGDGWGGSMIATDLSDIQFGSPTPIRSKANLGVLGENTVNIILHGHEPTLSEMIVKVARSPEMKKLAKEQGAEDIVVAGICCTANEILMRQGAPLAGNYLQQELAIVTGAVEAMIVDVQCIMPGLNQVAPCFHTKLITTSKKVKIPGATHYQFEEERAVDIAKEIVSASVLNYKNRKRDRMQIPNESMDLVAGFTTENIFYNLGGKFRPSYRPLNEGIINGRLRGVVGVVGCNNTKTVHDYNHLTFVQELLKHDVLVVTTGCSAHCLAKHGLLDPEVGLNSVGNGLREICEAVGIPPVLHVGSCVDNSRILTACIEMVKEGGIGADLSQLPVAGSAPEAMSHKATSIGLYVVASGITVHFNPPFQVHGSKKVLEYLSDGMDKDFGAHFVFEADPKKAAKKIIEHLDKKREALKLKPMMYPPLDGEAGAKVAGKKAAAPAGN; this is encoded by the coding sequence ATGAAAGAACGATCCATAGATAAAGCAACCTTGCAGATGATCGAGAAGGCGAAATGCGAGAACATCTGTACCGCATTCGACCGGTCCGACCAACAGGACCCGCGCTGCGGGTTCGGCGAGCTTGGCGTGTGCTGCCAGCAGTGCTATATGGGCCCCTGCAGGGTCGACCCCTTCGGAAAGGGAGCTCAATTGGGGGCGTGCGGCATCGACGCCGACGGCATCGTCGCTCGCAATATCGCGCGCGCAACCGCCGTGGGAGCTTCCGCGCATTCCGACCACGGCCGCGACGTCTCTCACAACCTGCTCATGACCGCTGAGGGAAAAGTGCAGGGATACGAGATCAAGGATGAGCGCAAGCTTATGATGCTCGCGCAGGAACTGAACATTGACTCCAGCGGCGACGTAAAAAAGGTGGCCGCTGAGGTTGCCGAGAAATGCCTTCAACTGTTTGGCCAGCAGCACGGAGAAATACCGTTCGCGCAACGCGCGCCCGAGAAGCAAAAAGAGCGCTGGCGCAAGCTGAAGGTCATGCCCCGGGGGATCGACCGCGAAATCGTCGAAGTTCTCCACATGGTGCACATGGGGATGGACGCCGATTACTATAACACGCTGCTCCATGCAATCAAGGCGGCTCTCGGCGACGGCTGGGGCGGCTCCATGATAGCCACCGACCTGAGCGATATCCAGTTCGGCTCGCCCACTCCGATTCGCTCGAAAGCCAACCTCGGCGTGCTCGGTGAGAATACGGTGAACATCATACTCCATGGCCATGAACCGACCCTGTCGGAAATGATCGTGAAAGTCGCCCGCAGCCCCGAAATGAAGAAGCTGGCCAAGGAGCAAGGTGCTGAGGACATCGTCGTCGCCGGCATCTGCTGCACAGCCAATGAAATTCTCATGCGGCAAGGGGCGCCCCTGGCCGGCAACTACCTCCAACAGGAACTTGCTATTGTCACCGGCGCCGTCGAAGCAATGATCGTGGATGTTCAGTGCATCATGCCCGGCCTGAATCAGGTTGCTCCCTGTTTCCATACCAAGCTGATCACTACCAGCAAGAAAGTGAAGATTCCCGGAGCGACCCACTATCAGTTCGAGGAAGAGCGAGCGGTGGATATCGCAAAGGAAATCGTGAGCGCGTCCGTTCTGAATTACAAGAATCGCAAGCGTGACCGCATGCAGATTCCCAATGAAAGCATGGACCTCGTCGCCGGCTTTACGACGGAGAACATATTCTACAACCTCGGCGGGAAGTTCCGCCCATCGTACAGGCCCCTCAACGAGGGCATCATCAACGGCCGTCTGCGCGGTGTGGTTGGTGTGGTCGGCTGCAATAACACTAAAACGGTACACGATTATAATCACCTCACCTTTGTTCAGGAGCTGCTGAAGCACGATGTGCTGGTGGTCACCACGGGCTGCTCAGCCCACTGTCTCGCCAAACATGGGTTGCTCGACCCCGAGGTCGGACTCAATTCCGTCGGCAACGGCTTGCGCGAAATCTGCGAGGCCGTTGGCATTCCGCCCGTCCTGCACGTCGGCTCCTGCGTCGACAACTCGCGCATTCTCACCGCCTGTATCGAGATGGTGAAAGAAGGCGGCATCGGCGCCGACCTCAGCCAACTCCCGGTGGCCGGCTCCGCTCCAGAAGCCATGAGCCACAAAGCCACCTCGATCGGCCTCTATGTCGTTGCCTCCGGAATCACCGTTCATTTCAATCCGCCGTTCCAGGTGCACGGCAGCAAGAAAGTGCTCGAATACCTCAGCGACGGAATGGATAAGGATTTCGGCGCGCATTTCGTCTTCGAGGCCGACCCCAAAAAGGCCGCGAAAAAGATCATCGAGCACCTCGACAAGAAGCGCGAGGCGCTCAAGCTGAAACCCATGATGTACCCGCCTCTCGATGGCGAAGCAGGCGCTAAAGTCGCAGGAAAAAAAGCAGCCGCACCCGCGGGTAACTGA
- the folD gene encoding bifunctional methylenetetrahydrofolate dehydrogenase/methenyltetrahydrofolate cyclohydrolase FolD has protein sequence MTAKIISGNKIAEEMRAEMKKEIEDLKAKHNLVPGLAVVLVGENPASVVYVRNKKKSCEEIGINSFEHKLPADTSEEKLLALVDKLNNDDSVHGILVQLPLPKQIDENKVLNKIIPTKDVDGFHPFNVGRMLVGDPIFLPCTPHGVQQMLARSGTKIAGSHVVIVGRSNIVGKPVAAILVQKAKNADATVTICHSRTKDLPAVCRLGDILIAAIGVPEFIKADMVKEGAVVIDVGVNRVEDKSNPKGFKLVGDVDFEACKEKASAISPVPGGVGPMTITMLLHNTIRAAKLKNNIA, from the coding sequence ATGACAGCGAAGATCATCAGCGGAAATAAGATTGCCGAAGAGATGCGGGCCGAGATGAAAAAGGAAATCGAGGACCTGAAGGCCAAGCATAACCTGGTTCCCGGTCTCGCGGTCGTGCTTGTGGGAGAGAACCCCGCATCGGTCGTCTACGTGCGCAATAAAAAGAAGTCATGCGAGGAGATCGGCATCAACTCCTTCGAACACAAACTTCCCGCCGATACGTCCGAAGAGAAGCTTCTGGCGCTCGTGGACAAATTGAACAACGACGACTCCGTTCACGGCATCCTCGTTCAGTTGCCGCTCCCAAAACAGATCGACGAAAACAAGGTGCTCAACAAGATCATTCCGACCAAGGACGTCGACGGATTCCATCCCTTTAACGTCGGGCGCATGCTGGTCGGCGACCCCATCTTTCTGCCCTGCACTCCGCACGGCGTCCAGCAAATGCTTGCCCGCAGTGGAACGAAAATCGCCGGCAGCCACGTCGTGATCGTCGGTCGCAGCAACATCGTCGGAAAGCCGGTCGCCGCAATCCTCGTGCAGAAGGCGAAAAACGCCGACGCAACCGTCACCATTTGTCATTCCCGCACCAAAGACCTTCCCGCCGTATGCCGGTTGGGCGACATCCTCATTGCCGCCATCGGCGTGCCGGAATTCATCAAGGCCGATATGGTTAAGGAGGGCGCGGTCGTAATAGATGTGGGTGTCAACAGGGTTGAAGATAAATCGAACCCCAAAGGCTTCAAACTCGTTGGAGACGTTGACTTTGAGGCATGCAAGGAGAAGGCGAGCGCGATCTCGCCGGTCCCGGGCGGCGTTGGCCCGATGACCATCACCATGCTCCTGCACAACACCATCAGGGCCGCCAAGTTAAAGAACAATATCGCATAG
- a CDS encoding methylenetetrahydrofolate reductase has protein sequence MKAGSNLERILTEGKFAATAELGPPKSADAEAIRKKAAILKGKVDAVNITDNQTAIVRMSSIGAAKLTLDTGLEPIMQMVCRDRNRIAMQSDILGAAALGLKNMLCLTGDHQKAGNHPTAKNVFDIDSLQLLQIVKNMRDNKVFQNGEEIRNTKKAPIVEPKMFLGAAENPFAHPYEFRAIRLAKKMKAGADFIQTQCIFDIPRFKEWMKEVVDRGTHEKLFILAGVMPIKSPRVIEYMKNNVPGMSIPDELVKRMKGASDPKEEGVNFVVELINEVRQIEGIRGVHIMAVEWEEIVPSIVERAGLLPRP, from the coding sequence ATGAAGGCGGGCAGCAACCTCGAACGGATTCTGACCGAAGGCAAATTCGCGGCGACCGCGGAACTCGGCCCGCCCAAAAGCGCCGACGCCGAGGCAATCAGAAAAAAGGCGGCCATTCTCAAGGGCAAGGTCGATGCCGTCAACATCACCGATAACCAGACCGCGATTGTCCGCATGTCAAGCATTGGCGCCGCAAAATTAACGCTCGACACCGGGCTCGAACCCATCATGCAGATGGTATGCCGCGATCGAAACCGCATCGCAATGCAGAGCGACATCCTCGGAGCGGCCGCGCTCGGCCTTAAAAACATGCTCTGCCTCACCGGCGACCACCAGAAAGCCGGTAACCATCCCACCGCGAAAAATGTTTTCGATATCGATTCCCTCCAGCTTCTCCAGATAGTCAAAAACATGCGCGACAACAAGGTCTTTCAGAACGGCGAGGAAATCCGCAACACGAAGAAGGCGCCGATCGTCGAGCCCAAGATGTTTCTGGGCGCCGCCGAAAATCCGTTCGCGCATCCCTACGAGTTCCGTGCGATCCGCCTGGCAAAGAAAATGAAGGCGGGCGCCGATTTTATTCAGACCCAGTGCATATTCGATATTCCCCGGTTCAAGGAGTGGATGAAAGAAGTCGTCGATCGGGGCACCCACGAGAAACTGTTCATCCTGGCGGGCGTGATGCCGATCAAGTCCCCCAGGGTCATCGAATATATGAAGAACAACGTCCCCGGGATGTCCATTCCGGACGAGTTGGTCAAGCGCATGAAGGGAGCAAGCGACCCGAAGGAAGAGGGCGTGAACTTTGTGGTCGAGTTGATAAATGAAGTCAGGCAGATTGAAGGCATACGGGGAGTGCACATTATGGCGGTCGAATGGGAAGAGATAGTTCCCTCGATCGTCGAACGTGCCGGCCTTCTTCCCAGGCCGTGA
- a CDS encoding 4Fe-4S dicluster domain-containing protein, giving the protein MAGMTVVRPKLCTACKTCELQCALAHSKSKNLYAAIYEKPLPEGRVTLKKAKRVVVPILCSHCENPPCVAACPEHALYKDDRSAPTLLDESKCTGCGLCIEACPVGALQMDRAGKIVLKCDQCVERQKEGLLPACVTGCPTGALEWHTSRIQYKIDPELCKACGSCIKVCRADAITGAKKTPHVINSEKCIKCGNCFTECPFDAIAVVDL; this is encoded by the coding sequence ATGGCCGGAATGACAGTAGTGAGGCCGAAGCTCTGTACCGCGTGCAAGACGTGCGAACTGCAGTGCGCTTTGGCACACTCGAAAAGCAAGAACCTGTATGCAGCTATCTACGAAAAGCCCCTCCCCGAGGGAAGGGTAACCTTGAAAAAGGCGAAACGCGTCGTCGTGCCCATCCTGTGCAGCCACTGCGAGAATCCGCCGTGTGTGGCCGCATGCCCGGAGCACGCCCTCTATAAAGACGATAGATCCGCGCCCACCCTGCTGGACGAGAGCAAATGCACCGGCTGCGGCCTGTGCATCGAAGCCTGTCCCGTGGGCGCTCTCCAGATGGACCGCGCAGGAAAGATCGTCCTCAAGTGCGACCAGTGCGTCGAGCGCCAGAAGGAAGGACTCCTACCGGCCTGCGTCACCGGGTGCCCGACCGGTGCACTCGAGTGGCACACGAGCCGGATTCAATATAAGATCGACCCCGAGCTCTGCAAGGCGTGCGGCTCGTGCATCAAAGTGTGCCGCGCGGATGCAATCACGGGCGCGAAGAAAACACCGCACGTGATTAACTCGGAAAAATGCATAAAATGCGGCAACTGCTTCACCGAATGCCCATTCGATGCAATTGCTGTGGTGGACCTGTGA